The genomic segment TGATTTCGCCGCTCGCCGGGAACGCCGCCATACGGTCGCGAACCAGTTCACCGAGCGACTGGCCTTTCAGGCACAACAGCTCAGTCACCAGCAGCCACGGGATCATGCCGCTGTCGCAGTAGGCGAAATCACGGAAATAGTGGTGCGCGCTCATTTCGCCGCCGTAGATGGCGTCTTCCTGGCGCATACGCTCTTTGATGAACGCGTGACCGGTTTTCGACATCACCGGCGTACCGCCCGCGCCCTTCACCACGTCCACGGTGTTCCAGGACAGACGCGGATCGTGAATGATTTTCGCGCCAGGGTGTTTTTCGAGGAACGCTTCGGCGAGCAGGCCGACAATGTAGTACCCCTCGATAAACTGCCCGGTTTCGTCGAACAGGAAGCAGCGGTCGAAATCGCCGTCAAAGGCAATTCCCATATCCGCGCCATGTTCGATAACCGCGTTGCGGGTATCGTCGCGGCACTCCGGCAGCAGCGGGTTCGGGATACCGTTCGGGAAATTGCCGTCCGGGGTGTTGTGTACCTTGATAAATTCAACCGGTACGCCTTGTGCCTTAAAGCGCGCTTCGATGGCGTCCACCACCGGGCCTGCCGCGCCGTTGCCGGAGTTAATAACAAGCTTCAGCGGCTTTAAGTTACTGACGTCGATATAACCCAGCAGGTGATCGATATAGGCATCGCGCAGGTCGATTTTTTTGTAGCTGCCGCGCGCGGCCTCATTCACCGGCGGAAAGTCATTGGCTTCCGCCAGACGCTGGACATCGCGAAGGCCCGTATCGCCGCTAATCGGGCGCGCCCCTTCACGTACCAGTTTCATGCCGTTGTAATCCATCGGGTTGTGGCTGGCCGTTACTTCGATACCGCCGTCAACGCCCAGATGGAAAGTCGCGAAATAGATCTCTTCGGTGCCGGAAAGGCCGATATCCAGCACATCCACGCCCGCGTCCTGCAGGCCTTTTGCGAGCGAAAGCTTCAGGGATTCGCTGGTCAGGCGGACATCGCCGCCAAGCACGATGGTTTTCGGTTTCAGGAACTCGCCATAGGCGC from the Cronobacter condimenti 1330 genome contains:
- the cpsG gene encoding colanic acid biosynthesis phosphomannomutase CpsG; its protein translation is MEKLTCFKAYDIRGRLGEELNDDIAWRIGRAYGEFLKPKTIVLGGDVRLTSESLKLSLAKGLQDAGVDVLDIGLSGTEEIYFATFHLGVDGGIEVTASHNPMDYNGMKLVREGARPISGDTGLRDVQRLAEANDFPPVNEAARGSYKKIDLRDAYIDHLLGYIDVSNLKPLKLVINSGNGAAGPVVDAIEARFKAQGVPVEFIKVHNTPDGNFPNGIPNPLLPECRDDTRNAVIEHGADMGIAFDGDFDRCFLFDETGQFIEGYYIVGLLAEAFLEKHPGAKIIHDPRLSWNTVDVVKGAGGTPVMSKTGHAFIKERMRQEDAIYGGEMSAHHYFRDFAYCDSGMIPWLLVTELLCLKGQSLGELVRDRMAAFPASGEINSKLADPAVAIKRVEAHFAPQASAIDHTDGISMECGEWRFNLRSSNTEPVVRLNVESRGDTELMQAKTKEILALLNQ